aagagccgttaaattctacaaccacctaaaaggaagcgattcccaaaccttccataacaaagccatcacctacagagagatgaacctggagaagagtcccctaagcaagctggtcctagggctcttttcacaaacacaaacacaccccacagagccccaggacaacagcacaattagacccaaccaaatcatgagaaaacaaaaagataattacttgacacattggaaagaattaacaaaaaaacagagcaaactagaatgctatttggccctaaacagagagtacacagtggcagaatacctgaccactgtgactgacccaaacttaaggaaagctttgactctgtacagactcagtgagcatagccttgctattgagaaaggccgctgtaggcagacatggctctcaagagaagacaggctatgtgctcactgcccacaaaatgaggtggaaactgagctgcacttcctaacctcctgcccaatgtatgaccatattagagagacatatttccctcagattacacagatccacaaagaattcgaaaacaaatccaattttgataaactcccatatctactgggaggaattccacagtgtgccatcacagcagcaagatttgtgacctgttgccacaagaaaagggcaaccagtgaagaacaaacaccattgtaaatacaacccatatttatgtttatttattttaacttgtgtgctttaaccatttgtacattgttacaacactgtatatatataatatgacatttgtaatgtctttattgttttgaaacttctgtatgtgtaatgtttactgtcaatttttattgtttatttcacttttgtatattatctacctcacttgctttggcaatgttaacacatgtttcccatgccaataaagccccttgaattgaattgaattgaaattgagagagagagagagagagagagtgagaggggagagggtgCAGGAAAAGAGAGGTGGGGataggaggaaagggagagcagagagaaagaggaggaggttgggggaagtgtgtgtgtatcatgccTTATGTGTGTGAAGTGTATGTGTTACccagggtaacacacacacacacacacacacacacacacacacacacacacacacacacacacacacacacacacacacacacacacacacacacacacacacacacacacacacacacacacacacacacacacacacacacacacacacgcacacacacacacagagcatggagagggggagaaggggagagagacagagggagaggggagagggggagagcatgGCACCCCATTAGCCCTTGTTAGTATAATCAGTGTCAGACGTGGAGCCGTGGTTCTGCTGAAAGACACAGAGTCTggattccaaatggcaccctattccctatatagtgcactactttagaccagagccctattccctatatagtacactactttataccagggccctattccctatatagtgcactactttagaccagggctggcaccctattccctatatagtgcactactttagaccagagccctattccctatatagtacactactttataccagggccctattccctatatagtgcactactttaaaccagggctggcaccctattccctatatagtgcactactttagaccagggctggcaccctattccctatatagtgcactactttagaccagggctggcaccctattccctatatagtgcactactttagaccaggactggcaccctattccctatatagtgcactactttagaccagggctggcaccctattccctatatagtgcactactttagaccagggctcatagggtcctggttcactatatagggaatatggtgccatttgtgacacagtcAGAGATGCTGTAGCAACAACGACGTTTCAGTAggggacaaaacattaagaacacctgctctttccataacatactatagactgaccaggtgaatccaggtgaaagctatgatcccttattgatgtcacttgttaaatccacttcagtgtgGATGAAGGTGGAGGAGACGGGGTTAAATATGGATTTTTGTAttgcaattgagacatggattgtgtatgtcaatttgtaagtcgctctggataagagcgtctgctaaatgacttaaatgtaaatgtaaatgtatgtgtgccattcagagggtgaatgggcaagataaaaatatttaagtgcctttgaacggggtatagtagtaggtgccaggcacaccagtttgtgtaaagaactgcatcgctgctgggtttttcacgctcaacagtttcctgtgtgtatacagaatggtccaccacccaatggacatccagacaacttgacacacctgtgggaagcattggagtcaacatgggccagcatccctgtggaacgcttttgacaccttgtagagtccatgccccgaccaactgaggctgttctgagggaaagaGTGAGTTATACTCAACActgagaaggtgttcctaatgttttgtccctATTGACTACCAGGTCATTAAACCACCTGGTATTGACTACCAGGTCATTAAACCCCCTGGTATTGACTACCAGGTCATTAAACCACCTGGTATTGACTACCAGGTCATTAAACCCCCTGGTATTGACTACCAGGTCATTAAACCCCCTGGTATTGACTACCAGGTCATTAAACCCCCTGGTATTGACTACCAGGTCATTAAACCCCCTGGTATTGACTACCAGGTCATTAAACCCCCTGGTATTGACTATCAGGTCATTAAACCCCCTGGAATTGACTACCAGGTCATTAAACCCCCTGGTATTGACTACCAGGTCATTAAACCCCCTGGAATTGACTACCAGGTCATTAAACCCCCTGGAATTGACTACCAGGTTATTAAACCCCCTGGTATTGACTACCAGGTCATTAAACCACCTGGTATTGACTACCAGGTCATTAAACCCCCTGGTATTGACTACCAGGTCATTAAACCACCTGGTATTGACTACCAGGTCATTAAACCCCCTGGTATTGACTACCAGGTCATTAAACCCCCTGGTATTGACTACCAGGTCATTAAACCCCCTGGTATTGACTACCAGGTCATTAAACCCCCTGGTATTGACTACCAGGTCATTAAACCCCCTGGTATTGACTATCAGGTCATTAAACCCCCTGGAATTGACTACCAGGTCATTAAACCCCCTGGTATTGACTACCAGGTCATTAAACCCCCTGGAATTGACTACCAGGTCATTAAACCCCCTGGAATTGACTACCAGGTTATTAAACCCCCTGGTATTGACTACCAGGTCATTAAACCACCTGGTATTGACTACCAGGTCATTAAACCCCCTGGAATTGACTACCAGGTTATTAAACCCCCTGGTATTGACTACCAGGTCATTAAACCCCCTGGTATTGACTATCAGGTTATTAAACCCCCTGGAATTGACTATCAGGTTATTAAACCCCCTGGAATTGACTATCAGGTCATTAAACCCCCTGGAATTGACTACCAGGTCATTAAACCCCCTGGAATTGACTACCAGGTCATTAAACCCCCTGGAATTGACTACCAGGTCATTAAACCCCCTGGTATTGACTACCAGGTCATTAAACCCCCTGGTATTGACTACCAGGTCATTAAACCCCCTGGTATTGACTACCAGGTCATTAAACCCCCTGGTACTGACTACCAGGTCATTAAACCCCCTGGTCCCCTGGTTTTGACTACCAGGTCATTAAACCCCCTGGTATTGACTACCAGGTTATTAAACCCCCTGGTATTGACTACCAGGTCATTAAACCACCTGGTCTCCTGGTATTGACTACCAGGTCATTAAACCCCCTGGTCTCCTGGTTTTGACTACCAGGTCATTAAAACACCTGTACTGCAAAATTCAGCATGGTCAGAAACACTCTCCATATGCTATGTTATATATTTTAGTCTCCCTTGTTACGTACATGTTACATATATTTGTAATAAGCAGTCTTCTCTACATGAACAGGTTTCTCCTTTAACCTACAGCAGACTAGGTATGTGTACTGTTAGAATGGTGAATGGTGTTAACGAGGCAGTGTTAGGTTATGTGTAAAGTTTTGGAAAACACTGTGTTTATTTTGTACAGTGAGTCTTGCCGATGTTATCAGAGTCTCCCTTGTTTCCACTCCTGGTTTAGGTCAACTCCCCTTAGTGGGGACCACTGGAGAtctggagaaaagagagagaaagagagagagagagagagagagagagagagagagagagagagagagagagagagagagagagagagagagagagagagagagagagagagagagagagagattaaccaAGAGTCCCCTAAgtaagctggtcctggggttctgttcacaaaaacaaacagaccccacagagcccctggacagcaacacaattagaccccaccaaatattcagaaaacaaaactatAGTTACCTGACACATTggaagaattaacaaaaaactgagcaaactagaatgctttttggccctaaacagagagtacacagtgacagaatacctgaccactgtgagtgACCCAAACTTaggaaaagctttgactatgtacagactcagtgagcatagccttgctattgagaaatgccgccgtaggcagacatggctctcaagagaagacaggctatgtgctcactgcccacaaaatgaggtggaaactgagctgcacttcctaacctcctgacaaatgtGTTACAACATTAGAgaaacatatttccctcagattacacagatccacaaagaattagaaaacacaattttgataaactcccatatctactgggtgaaataccacagtgtgacatcacagcagcaagatttgtgacctgttgccacaagaaaaggtcaaccagtgaagaacaaacaccattgtatatACTACACATATTTATgttcatttattttcccttttgtacaacactgtatatagccataatatgacatttgaaatgtctttattcctttggaacttttgtgagtgtaatgtttactgttcatttgtattgtttattttgtttagtatctacttcacttgctttggcagtgtaaagatatgtttcccatgccaataaagccccttaaattgaactgaattcagagagagaggggagagagagagaaatagagagagagagagagagagtggagtgacagaaacagagaaataagactgaaagagagagaaaggacagaaagagagagaagagcgagagagaaagacagaaagagagagagacggagagagagcgagagagagaaagacagagagacagaaagagagagagagacagagagagagagagagaaagagggagataaagggggggagagagagagagagcaggggagagagagggggagagagaggtagagagatagagagaaagaaagagagagagcgagagacaaagggagaaagagagagagagagaaacagagagagaaagagagaaagagagacagagagagacagagagagacagagagagagagagagagagagagagagagagagagggagagaaagagagagagagagagagagcgagagagagagagacagagagagaaagagagagagagagagagagagagagagagagagagagagagagagagagagagagagagaaagagagagagagaaacagagagagagagacacagagagagagagagagagagaaagagagagaaagagagagaaagagagagagagagaaacagagagagagagacagagagagagagagagagagagagaaagagagagaaagagagagagagagagagagagagaaagagagagaaagagagagagagaaagagagagagagaaagagagagagagagaaacagagagagagaaagagagagagagagagagagagagagagagagagagagagagagagagagagagagagagagagagagagagagagagagagagagagagagagagagatagagagagagagtgagtgagagagagcagataATCAGAAATGAGAGAATGGTCAGATCTGGAAGCAGAGATGCATCTCAGATGAGACTGTGGTCAGAGAACAGCATCCGTATCTGATTAGGATAATGAGCTAGTCATCTTATCTACAGAAGGGTGGGTAATCCATTGGTTCTGCCTTTCTCTTCATTCATGAATGAGCTTGAGTGTTCTTATCTACGGAGGGGAGGGTAATCTATTAGTTCTGCCGTTCTCTTCATTCATGGAGACCAGGAATGCCCAAGAAAACAATCCTAACAGTGATGTTCGTGAAACAGCAAATCAATCTCAGAGGAGCTTTACATTGTTTTACTGCCCTCTACAGGTCAAGGGGGAAACAGTGTGCAGTGAGCAGTGTATAGAAAGCAGGGTTTAGGGGGGGTGATTTGGGGTAGTTGAGCAGTGTATAGAAAGCAGGGTTCTAGGGGGGGTGATTTGGGGTagttgagtagtgtgtagaggactGGGGGGTGATTTGGGGTAGTTGAGTAGTGTATAGAGGACTGGGGGGTGATTTGGGGTagttgagtagtgtgtagaggactGGGGGGTGATTTGGGGTagttgagtagtgtgtagaggactGGGGGGTGATTTGGGGTAGTTGAGGAGTGTATAGAGGACTAGGGGGGTGATTTGGGGTagttgagtagtgtgtagaggactGGGGGGGTGATTTGGGGTagttgagtagtgtgtagaggactGGGGGGTGATTTGGGGTAGTTGAGTAGTGTATAGAGGACTGGGGGGTGATTTGGGGTagttgagtagtgtgtagaggactGGGGGGTGATTTGAGGTAGTTGAGTAGTGTATAGAGGACTGGGTTGTGATTTGGGGTAGTTGAGTAGTGTATAGAGGACTGGGGGGTGATTTGGGGTagttgagtagtgtgtagaggactGGGGGGGTGTTTTGGGGTAGTTGAGGAGTGTATAGAGGACTGGGGGGGTGATTTGGGGTAGTTGAGTAGTGTATAGAGGACTGGGGGGTGATTTGGGGTagttgagtagtgtgtagaggactGGGGGGGTGTTTTGGGGTAGTTGAGGAGTGTATAGAGGACTGGGGGGGGTGATTTGGGGTAGTTGAGTAGTGTATAGAGGACTGGGGGGTGATTTGGGGTagttgagtagtgtgtagaggactGGGGGGTGATTTGGGGTAGTTGAGTAGTGTATAGAGGACTGGGGGGGTGTTTTGGGGTAGTTGAGTAGTGTATAGAGGACTGGGGGGGGTGATTTGGGGTAGTTGAGTAGTGTATAGAGGACTGGGGGGGGTGATTTGGGGTAGTTGAGGAGTGTATAGAGGACTGGGGGGTGATTTGGGGTagttgagtagtgtgtagaggactGGGGGGTGATTTGGGGTAGTTGAGTAGTGTATAGAGGACTGGGGGGTGATTTGGGGTagttgagtagtgtgtagaggactGGGGGGGTGATTTGGGGTAGTTGAGGAGTGTGTAGAGGACTGGGGGGGTGATTTGGGGTAGTTGAGTAGTGTATAGAGGACTGGGGGGTGATTTGGGGTAGTTGAGGAGTGTATAGAGGACTGGGGGGGTGATTTGGGGTAGTTGAGTAGTGTGTAGATGACTGGGGGGGTGATTTGGGGTAGTTGAGGAGTGTGTAGAGGACTGGGGGGGTGATTTGGGGTagttgagtagtgtgtagaggactGGGGGGGGTGTTTTGGGGTagttgagtagtgtgtagaggactGGGGGGGTGATTTGGGGTagttgagtagtgtgtagaggactGGGGGGGTGTTTTGGGGTAGTTGAGTAGTGTATAGAGGACTGGGGGGGTGATTTGGGGTAGTTGAGTAGTGTGTAGATGACTGGGGGGGTGATTTGGGGTAGTTGAGGAGTGTGTAGAGGACTGGGGGGTGATTTGGGGTAGTTGAGTAGTGTATAGAGGACTGGGGGGTGATTTGGGGTAGTTGAGGAGTGTATAGAGGACTGGGGGGGTGATTTGGGGTAGTTGAGTAGTGTATAGAGGACTGGGGGGTGATTTGGGGTagttgagtagtgtgtagaggactAGGGGGGTGATTTGGGGTAGTTGAGTAGTGTATAGAGGACTGGGGGGGTGATTTGGGGTagttgagtagtgtgtagaggactGGGGGGTGATTTGGGGTAGTTGAGTAGTGTATAGAGGACTGGGGGGTGATTTGGGGTAGTTGAGGAGTGTGTAGAGGACTGGGGGGGTTGATTTGGGGTAGTTGAGTAGTGTATAGAGGACTGGGGGGTGATTTGGGGTAGTTGAGGAGTGTGTAGAGGACTGGGGGGTGATTTGGGGTAGTTGAGTAGTGTATAGAGGACTGGGGGGTGATTTGGGGTAGTTGAGGAGTGTGTAGAGGACTGGGGGGGTTGATTTGGGGTAGTTGAGTAGTGTATAGAGGACTGGGGGGTGATTTGGGGTAGTTGAGGAGTGTGTAGAGGACTGGGGGGGTTGATTTGGGGTTGTTGTGCAGCAGAGGATGGGGGCTGTGTGGAGACCAGGAGATGGCGTACCTGCGACAGCTTTCTCctcagctgggggggggggggggtggggcggAGCCTCAAAGGAGTCTAACTCCGCCGCCGTGTGCGTCTCGACTTGCTCTCCACCAATGTGCATGTCCACCTGCAGTGATGTCACCAGTAAATAATCAATCAATACATGAACCAATGAATCAATCAGTTCAAGTCTGTCAGTCACTAcatacagtgccatcagaaagtattcataccccttgacgtattccacattttgttgactTACAGCCTGAAATCCAAATGAATTCAAtactttttttctcacccatctacacacaataccccattatgacatcacaataccccattatgacatcacaataccccgttATGACACCcaaataccccattatgacatcacaataccccattatgacaaattgaaaatacgtttttagaaatgttaattgaaaatgtattgaaaattaaatacagaaatatcttatttacatagaTATTATTtacagaggggcggcaggtagcctagtggttagagcgctggactaAAAACCGGGagggttgcaagattgaatccctgagctgacaaggtcaaaaatatgtcgttctgcccatgaTCAAGGTAGTTAACTCActcttcctaggccgtcattgaaattaagaatttgttcttcactgacttgcctagataaataaaaattaacacccctttgctatgacactccaagagggagggttagggttagcaaggagagagggtgagggttaAGATTAGCTAGGAGAGAATGTTATTTTTTGctaggagagagggttagggttagctaggggagaaggttagggttagttaggagAGAGGGTTAGCTAGGAGAGAGGGTTAGctaggagagagggttagggttagctaggagagagggttagctaggagagagggttgggaatagctaggagagagggttagctaggagagagggttagggttagctaggggagagggttagggttagctaggggagagggttagggttcgctaggggagagggttagggttagctaggagagagggttagggttagctaggagagagggttagggttagctaggagagagggttagctaggagagagggttagggttagctaggagagagggttagggttagctaggggagagggttagggttagctaggagagagggttagctaggagagagggttagggttagctaggagagagggttagctaggagagagggttagggttagctaggagagagggttagggttagttaggagagagggttagggttagttaggagAGAGGGTTAGctaggagagagggttagggttagttaggagagagggttagggttagttaggagAGAGGGTTAGctaggagagagggttagggttagttaggagagagggttagggttagttaggagaaatgtaaccaccctCACATTTACAGACAGAGCTACTGATGAAAGACTGAACATTCGTGATATCAACAATTAGAGTTTtatccatgttttgaggctatattgtgtttgtttacatttgctTTGATAACAgagtatattttgggttctgatggtgtacgacagttgaactaaggtcATGAGACATTTACAACTTCTTTTATTCAGGAATCAATGTGTACATGTCATTCatatataaaaacaaaaaatagatgtaacaactgcagattgcccctttaaccgtTAGCCCAATAGGTAGGCTAATCCCCTCTTGGGCTAAGGGTGACACTGATTTAGTCTCAGGGCTACCAATCACGAGACCATGAGCCTTACTAAGCACTATAAACGTCATGTTATTAACATATCAACGAGTAGAGGGAGGCACACTGAACTTTAGAACTTAGAACACAGAACATTAGAACTTAGAACACAGAActttagaacacagaacacagaactttagaacacagaacacagaactttAGAACTTAGAACACAGAActttagaacacagaacacagcacATTAGAACTTAGAACACAGAACTTTAGAACTTAGAACACAGAACTTTAGAACTTAGAACACAGAACTTTAGAACACAAAACACAGAActttagaacacagaacacagaactttAGAACTTAGAACACAGAACTTTAGAACACAGAActttagaacacagaacacagaactttAGAACTTAGAACACAGAACTTTAGAACAGAGAACACAGAActttagaacacagaacacagaactttagaacacagaacacaggacTTTCGGGAACTTGTGGGCGAAAACACATATCGTAATTTGTCCCTATTTACTGTCCTGTGTGGGTTTACAGGTACTGTGTGGGGTGTTACGATGACTGAAACAACACACCGTGCTAAAACATAATCTCCTCTCAGTAAGACTAGCCTGAGTGTCAGGCTGTTTGTGTtgtcatgccaactccttgtcactcaaagtcatgtttggcttgacaatgagcAGTGGAGTTGGCATGAGTACAAACCTATCCAGGCTACAAAGGCTGCAAAGGGACAACCTGTTTGAGAAATCAATACAGACATCAACTGTTGAGTCAGCTCACCTCCAGGTCAGAGAAGAGATAGTGAAaaacaaccacacagacactAAAATCAACAAGACAAAAACATGCCTCCTATGttcttctctcattctctcccctctactcctcaCAGCTACCCAGTCTGATCAGGGGTCGTATGTATCATGCCTCTACTCCTCACAGCTACCCGGTCTGATCAGGGGTCGTATATATCAAGCCTCTACCCCTCACAGCTACCCGGTCTGATCAGGGGTCGTATATATCAAGCCTCTACTCCTCACAGCTACCCAGTCTGATCAGGGGTCGTATATATCAAGCCTCTACCCCTCACAGCTACCCAGTCTGATCAGGGGTCGTATATATCAAGCCTCTACTCCTCACAGCTACCCAGTCTGATCAGGGGTCGTATCTATCAAGCCTCTACTCCTCACAGCTACCCAGTCTGATCAGGGGTCGTATATATCAAGCCTCTACCCCTCACAGCTACCCAGTCTGATCAGGGGTCGTATATATCAAGCCTCTACTCCTCACAGCTACCCAGTCTGATCAGGGGTCGTATCTATCAAGCCTCTACTCCTCACAGCTTCCCAGTCTGATCAGGGGTCGTATATATCATGCCTCTACCCCTCACAGCTGCTCAGTCTGATCAGGGGTCGTATATATCAAGCCTCTACCCCTCACAGCTGCTCAGTCTGATCAGGGGTGGTATGtttcaagcgtctcagagtactGATTTTGGAGGGGACTGATCCTAGCTTAGCACACTTTCTGAGATGTTTGATATGACCGGCCAGCCCCAGATCTGCCAAGGGCACAGGGGACGCAGCCTATCTGGAATGAGAAGCAACCCAACCTGTGAGTCAATCAATCTGTTACGAAACACCAGGAGGTTTCTCGGAGGGACCGCTCACTAGACAAACAGTGACTAATGTAGCctgtatcccaaatgacaccctattccctatatagtgcactactttagaccagagtcctatgggtctCCCTATGGGCCCCAGGTataagtagtgcaccatatagggaatagggtgccatttggacctAACCAAGGGTTTGTCATCAGGTATTGTCATATATAGGGGTCCTGAGGCCCGGGGGAACAGTATTCTAGACggaccaccacacagagaggagagagatgaagctACTAAATATCCTGTGCTTCTGCCTGGCTGTCCTCGCCTCCACTTGGGTACGATAACatatttattcattatttattaaGTCATTATTTTCATTTAATAGGTTTAATAATATTTGatttaataaaagtaataataatagattggatttaaatgtaattttttccAGATTACATGTTGTATGTAGTCCTTGTTTATATGTTAGCTGTTTATATGTTAGCTTAAATTAAATTCAGTGTGACATTTTGCGCATAATTGCAGGTTTTTGGGGTATGTAGACAAGGACTAGAATGATGTTTTCAgcagtggtgtgaagtacttaagtaaaaatactataAAGtactttttggggtatctgtactttacagttcatatttttgacaacttttacttttacttcactacattcctagaatgtaaaatgtaaaaaaataaaataatgtactttttactccatacattttccctgacacccaaaagtactcgttacattttgaatgattagcaggacaggagaattgtccaattcacgcacttatcaagagaacgtccctggtcatccctactgcctctgacctggtggactcactaaacagagaacatccctggtcatccctgctgcctctga
The DNA window shown above is from Salvelinus alpinus chromosome 31, SLU_Salpinus.1, whole genome shotgun sequence and carries:
- the LOC139561613 gene encoding uncharacterized protein, which gives rise to MDCVIKPPGIDYQVIKPPGIDYQVIKPPGIDYQVIKPPGIDYQVIKPPGIDYQVIKPPGIDYQVIKPPGIDYQVIKPPGIDYQVIKPPGIDYQVIKPPGIDYQVIKPPGIDYQVIKPPGIDYQVIKPPGIDYQVIKPPGIDYQVIKPPGIDYQVIKPPGIDYQVIKPPGIDYQVIKPPGIDYQVIKPPGIDYQVIKPPGIDYQVIKPPGIDYQVIKPPGIDYQVIKPPGIDYQVIKPPGIDYQVIKPPGIDYQVIKPPGIDYQVIKPPGIDYQVIKPPGIDYQVIKPPGIDYQVIKPPGIDYQVIKPPGIDYQVIKPPGIDYQVIKPPGIDYQVIKPPGIDYQVIKPPGIDYQVIKPPGIDYQVIKPPGIDYQVIKPPGIDYQVIKPPGTDYQVIKPPGPLVLTTRSLNPLVNSP